The window GAAGCAATCTAACCCTTTGCGGAAATGAGAATTTGACGAAACCAGTCTGCGATTTCTTTCTTGAGACCGCTATACCACCAGTCATTATTGGTACTGCGTATCTAAGTAGATTCCATCTTTGCATCCTCTTTATCTTCGCGAAATAAAGATCGGCCTTTGCAAGAAAGTCCATAGCGCGCTCAAGGTCCTCAGGGTCTGTCAGCTGTTGCGGAACGTTGTCCAAGACCCAGTTGAAAAAGGTATCGATATCCACGTCAATGTTTTCCGTTGACGCCCATGCATCTCTGATACTTTTTGCGTGAAATACCTGGACTAGCGCTGAGAATATCTCCTTAACTCTATCCCTGTATCCTAAAGCAGCCAGTGTGGAACCATCTATCTTCGGTCCCACCATCGCCAATGCCTGAAGGTCATTTATTGCGGACCTCACATCACCATTCGACCTTTCTGCTATTGCTTTCAACACGTCGTCACTACACTCTAATCTTTCTAGCGTACATATCTTTCTCAAATGTGAGACTATAAGTTGCTTATGAACATGCTTGAACTCTATCATCTCGCACATTTCCCTTATCGTGGCTAACTTCTGGTCCCACGGATCGTTTGCAATGAGTACTATCGGCACTCTAGTTTTTTCTATTGCATCCCTTATGGCCGGTATTCCTCCGGCATCTTCCTGACCCGCTATGCCGTCTACCTCGTCAACTAATATTATTCTCTTCCTCATACCATCTAATGTTAAGGACTCGCACGCAGAGCCCACGACCCTCCTAA of the Aigarchaeota archaeon genome contains:
- a CDS encoding replication factor C large subunit, translated to MTLATREEHPTIWTEKYRPKRVSEVIGNKEAIEAFLNWMASWEKGAPYKKAAFLYGPAGVGKTSLVIAYATEKGYDLVEVNASDWRTAEKVRRVVGSACESLTLDGMRKRIILVDEVDGIAGQEDAGGIPAIRDAIEKTRVPIVLIANDPWDQKLATIREMCEMIEFKHVHKQLIVSHLRKICTLERLECSDDVLKAIAERSNGDVRSAINDLQALAMVGPKIDGSTLAALGYRDRVKEIFSALVQVFHAKSIRDAWASTENIDVDIDTFFNWVLDNVPQQLTDPEDLERAMDFLAKADLYFAKIKRMQRWNLLRYAVPIMTGGIAVSRKKSQTGFVKFSFPQRVRLLQSTKHERELRSDLANKLASKCHMSSYKANVEMLPFLSFIFKNDGEVASGLAKFFELSESEISYLSGKPEEVKATKLKRTSSSRRRSGASA